The following nucleotide sequence is from Deltaproteobacteria bacterium.
GAGGTTCATGTATGAGAAAGGTGAAGCCGATTGTTGTTGCCTTGTTTCTTGCCTCGTTAGGGGGGACGGGCGAGTGCGCTGACAGGTGCACCATGCCGAAGGCCCCGCCCGCAGAGAAGGCCAAGACCATGGCGGAGCTTGCGGCCCGCTACGACTCGACGTCCTGTAAAGATTGCCATGAGGAGATCTACAACCAGTGGGAGAAGTCGCTCCACGCCCGCTCCATCCTCGGCACACCCAGGACGGCCCCGACCATCATCACTGCCATCGACAAGGGCATCCTGCAGTTTGAGTGTTCCGGGGCCACCTCTGACAAGGACCTCGAGGTCCGTCACCTCATGATGTGCGCCAAGTGTCATTTGCCCCAGCTCGAGGAGGCGACCGACGACGTGGCCCGCGAGATCATAGCGACCATCCGGGCGTGGCAGAAGGAGGAGGACGAGACGAAACTCGCCGAGCTCAAGAAAAAGATCGAGAGTGTAAACATAGGTTGCATGGTCTGTCACAACAAGAAGGCCATCGTCCACAAGTGGTCCGACGGCTATCCCCAACCTGACACGGTTTACGGTTCCAAAGTCGGCGCCCATGACTCCCCGGACTTTCCTAAGATGGGCAAGGCCCCGGCCCTTTCCGAGTCCATCTTCTGCGGGCAGTGCCACGGGCTCGGACCCAATTTCGAGCTGGATCAGCCGTCCCAGTGCGCCACCCTC
It contains:
- a CDS encoding cytochrome c family protein, with the translated sequence MRKVKPIVVALFLASLGGTGECADRCTMPKAPPAEKAKTMAELAARYDSTSCKDCHEEIYNQWEKSLHARSILGTPRTAPTIITAIDKGILQFECSGATSDKDLEVRHLMMCAKCHLPQLEEATDDVAREIIATIRAWQKEEDETKLAELKKKIESVNIGCMVCHNKKAIVHKWSDGYPQPDTVYGSKVGAHDSPDFPKMGKAPALSESIFCGQCHGLGPNFELDQPSQCATLYGSYLYAYIPEGGSETCQECHMHKPKLGHDMEAYRSEPMRKMALDVDVESQALFWRKDKAAGVIPLGIVHVDLRNKAGHAIPDG